One window from the genome of Ciconia boyciana chromosome 8, ASM3463844v1, whole genome shotgun sequence encodes:
- the KIF23 gene encoding kinesin-like protein KIF23 isoform X6, translated as MKAVRAKTPRRPALKKPSNPSLKDPVGVYCRVRPLSRPDQECCIEVISETTVQIHPPDGYRIFRSGEYRETQYSFKEVFGTLVAQKELFDVVAKPLVEDLIRGKNGLLFTYGVTGSGKTHTMTGSPGDGGLLPRCLDMIFNSIGPFQAKRFVFKLDDKNGVDVQCEVDALLERQKRDAMPVPKTPSGKRQIDPEFADMINVQDHCKVEEVDEDNVYSVFVSYIEIYNNYIYDLLEEAPFDPIKPKPPQSKILREDQNHNMYVTGCTEVEVKSTEEAFEVFWRGQKKRRIANTQLNRESSRSHSVFIIKLAQAPLDADGDNVLQEKEQITLSQLSLVDLAGSERTNRTKAEGNRLREAGNINQSLMTLRTCIEVLRENQMYGTNKMVPYRDSKLTHLFKNYFDGEGKVRMIVCVNPKAEDYEESLQVMRFAEMTQEVEVARPVDRPLCGLTPGRRFRNQAFREELSRKLEMRGGPINGETEEQCVSEMFLQNFPPLPSCELLDVNDDQTLPKLIEVLEKRHKLRQMLSEEFAKNVLAFKTMLQDFDSSVISKENYIQGKLSEKEKTIAGQKMELERLEKKIKTLEYKIEILEKTATIYEEDKRNLQQELESKSQKLQRQASDKRRLEARLQGMVAETTMKWEKECERRVAAKQLEMQNKLWVKDEKLKQLKAIVTEPKNEKPERPSRERDREKPIQRSVSPSPVPNAPPVRLRHRRSRSAGERWVDHKPPSNLPTETVMQPHVPHAITVAAASEKALAKCDKYMLTHQELASDGEIETKLIKGDVFKTRGGGQAVQFTEIETLKQESPTGRKRRSSPSNPDPPEDAGDSEWTDVETRCSVAVEMRAGSALGPGYQHHAQPKRRKP; from the exons ATGAAGGCGGT tAGGGCCAAGACGCCGCGGAGGCCGGCGCTGAAGAAGCCGTCCAACCCCAGCCTGAAGGATCCCGTGGGG gtgTACTGCAGGGTGCGGCCGCTCAGCCGCCCCGACCAGGAGTGCTGCATCGAGGTGATCAGCGAGACCACGGTGCAGATCCACCCGCCCGACGGATACAGGATATTCCGCAGCGGGGAGTACCGGGAG acGCAATATTCATTTAAAGAAGTGTTTGGCACCCTTGTTGCTCAGAAGGAGCTTTTTGACGTGGTGGCTAAACCTCTAGTGGAAGATCTCATTCGTGGGAAAAATG GTCTCCTTTTTACATATGGTGTGACAGGCAGTGGGAAAACACACACCATGACAGGCTCTCCTGGTGATGGAGGACTTCTCCCGCGGTGTTTGGATATGATCTTCAACAGCATAGGACCATTCCAGGCCAAGCGATTT GTTTTTAAGCTTGATGACAAGAATGGTGTGGACGTTCAGTGCGAAGTAGACGCTCTATTAGAGCGCCAGAAAAGAGATGCCATGCCTGTTCCAAAAACTCCATCTGGCAA GCGACAAATAGATCCAGAATTTGCTGATATGATCAATGTGCAAGATCACTGCAAAGTGGAAGAAGTTGATGAAGATAACGTCTACAGTGTCTTTGTCTCCTATATTGAGATCTACAACAACTACATATATGACCTCTTGGAGGAAGCTCCCTTTGATCCTATAAAACCCAA ACCTCCACAATCCAAAATACTTCGTGAGGACCAGAATCACAACATGTACGTCACAGGATGCACAGAAGTAGAGGTGAAATCTACAGAAGAAgcttttgaagtgttttggaGAG GTCAAAAGAAGAGGCGTATTGCAAACACTCAGCTGAATCGAGAATCCAGTCGCTCTCACAGTGTTTTTATAATAAAGTTGGCTCAGGCACCCCTGGATGCAGATGGAGATAATGTGCTGCAG GAGAAAGAACAGATCACTTTAAGCCAGCTGTCTTTAGTTGATCTGGCTGGGAGTGAGAGAACTAATAGAACAAAAGCTGAAGGGAACAGGTTGCGAGAAGCAG gtaataTTAATCAGTCACTAATGACATTAAGAACATGTATTGAAGTTCTACGGGAAAACCAGATGTATGGAACAAATAAG atggtCCCGTACAGAGATTCCAAACTGACTCATCTCTTCAAGAACTATTTTGATGGTGAAGGAAAAGTGCGTATGATTGTGTGCGTTAATCCTAAAGCCGAGGACTACGAGGAAAGCTTG CAAGTCATGCGCTTCGCCGAAATGACCCAGGAAGTTGAAGTTGCAAGACCTGTTGATAGACCTCTCTGTGGCTTAACGCCTGGACGGCGCTTTAGGAATCAAGCCTTCAGAGAGGAACTCTCACGGAAATTGGAGATGCGGGGTGGCCCAATAAATGGAG aaacagaagagcaatgtgtttcagaaatgtttttgcagaACTTTCCTCCATTGCCTTCATGTGAGCTATTGGATGTTAATGATGATCAAACACTTCCAAAGCTTATTGAAGTCCTGGAAAAACGCCATAAACTACGGCAAATGTTGTCGGAGGAGTTTGCCAAAAACG TgcttgcatttaaaacaatGCTGCAAGACTTTGACTCCAGTGTCATATCCAAGGAAAATTATATTCAaggaaaactgtctgaaaaagagaaaacaatagcAGGACAGAAAATGGAGCTAGAAcgcctggagaagaaaattaaaactttggAATACAAG aTTGAGATTTTAGAGAAAACTGCGACAATTTATGAAGAAGACAAGCGTAATCTTCAGCAAGAACTAGAAAGCAAGAGCCAGAAATTGCAACGTCAGGCTTCTGACAAGCGGAGGTTGGAGGCACGATTGCAAGGCATGGTGGCAGAAACAACCATGAAATGGGAGAAGGAGTGT GAGCGCCGTGtagcagcaaagcagctggaaaTGCAGAACAAACTTTGGGtcaaagatgaaaaactgaagcaaCTGAAGGCCATTGTTACTGaaccaaaaaatgaaaagccagaGAGGCCTTCAcgggagagggacagagagaagCCTATTCAGAGATCAGTGTCTCCTTCACCAGTACCT AACGCACCTCCAGTTCGTCTCAGACACAGACGGTCACGCTCAGCTGGGGAGAGATGGGTAGATCATAAGCCACCTTCTAATCTGCCCACTGAAACAGTCATGCAGCCGCATGTCCCTCATGCCATCACAGTAGCGGCTGCAAGTGAAAAGGCACTAGCTAAGTGTGACAAGTATATGCTGACGCACCAGGAGCTAGCCTCTGACGGGGAGATTGAAACAAAACTAATTAAG GGtgatgttttcaaaaccagGGGTGGTGGACAGGCTGTGCAGTTCACAGAGATAGAGACTCTGAAGCAAGAATCTCCAACTGG TCGAAAGCGAAGGTCATCACCTTCCAATCCTGATCCACCCGAAGATGCTGGAGACTCTGAATGGACTGATGTAGAAACCAGA TGTTCCGTGGCAGTGGAGATGAGGGCAGGATCAGCTCTTGGACCTGGATATCAGCATCATGCTCAGCCCAA gcgAAGAAAGCCATGA
- the KIF23 gene encoding kinesin-like protein KIF23 isoform X4 has protein sequence MKAVRAKTPRRPALKKPSNPSLKDPVGVYCRVRPLSRPDQECCIEVISETTVQIHPPDGYRIFRSGEYRETQYSFKEVFGTLVAQKELFDVVAKPLVEDLIRGKNGLLFTYGVTGSGKTHTMTGSPGDGGLLPRCLDMIFNSIGPFQAKRFVFKLDDKNGVDVQCEVDALLERQKRDAMPVPKTPSGKRQIDPEFADMINVQDHCKVEEVDEDNVYSVFVSYIEIYNNYIYDLLEEAPFDPIKPKPPQSKILREDQNHNMYVTGCTEVEVKSTEEAFEVFWRGQKKRRIANTQLNRESSRSHSVFIIKLAQAPLDADGDNVLQEKEQITLSQLSLVDLAGSERTNRTKAEGNRLREAGNINQSLMTLRTCIEVLRENQMYGTNKMVPYRDSKLTHLFKNYFDGEGKVRMIVCVNPKAEDYEESLQVMRFAEMTQEVEVARPVDRPLCGLTPGRRFRNQAFREELSRKLEMRGGPINGETEEQCVSEMFLQNFPPLPSCELLDVNDDQTLPKLIEVLEKRHKLRQMLSEEFAKNVLAFKTMLQDFDSSVISKENYIQGKLSEKEKTIAGQKMELERLEKKIKTLEYKIEILEKTATIYEEDKRNLQQELESKSQKLQRQASDKRRLEARLQGMVAETTMKWEKECERRVAAKQLEMQNKLWVKDEKLKQLKAIVTEPKNEKPERPSRERDREKPIQRSVSPSPVPPSSNFIIQVPNSQRLVSNPQVHRRSNSCSSISVASCVMEWEQKTPSHKHTSGTSNARSRQQEPEQSRDYNTSDRRRGMCWTGVIEVPRRRDELEIEEDQCCRNAPPVRLRHRRSRSAGERWVDHKPPSNLPTETVMQPHVPHAITVAAASEKALAKCDKYMLTHQELASDGEIETKLIKGDVFKTRGGGQAVQFTEIETLKQESPTGRKRRSSPSNPDPPEDAGDSEWTDVETRCSVAVEMRAGSALGPGYQHHAQPKRRKP, from the exons ATGAAGGCGGT tAGGGCCAAGACGCCGCGGAGGCCGGCGCTGAAGAAGCCGTCCAACCCCAGCCTGAAGGATCCCGTGGGG gtgTACTGCAGGGTGCGGCCGCTCAGCCGCCCCGACCAGGAGTGCTGCATCGAGGTGATCAGCGAGACCACGGTGCAGATCCACCCGCCCGACGGATACAGGATATTCCGCAGCGGGGAGTACCGGGAG acGCAATATTCATTTAAAGAAGTGTTTGGCACCCTTGTTGCTCAGAAGGAGCTTTTTGACGTGGTGGCTAAACCTCTAGTGGAAGATCTCATTCGTGGGAAAAATG GTCTCCTTTTTACATATGGTGTGACAGGCAGTGGGAAAACACACACCATGACAGGCTCTCCTGGTGATGGAGGACTTCTCCCGCGGTGTTTGGATATGATCTTCAACAGCATAGGACCATTCCAGGCCAAGCGATTT GTTTTTAAGCTTGATGACAAGAATGGTGTGGACGTTCAGTGCGAAGTAGACGCTCTATTAGAGCGCCAGAAAAGAGATGCCATGCCTGTTCCAAAAACTCCATCTGGCAA GCGACAAATAGATCCAGAATTTGCTGATATGATCAATGTGCAAGATCACTGCAAAGTGGAAGAAGTTGATGAAGATAACGTCTACAGTGTCTTTGTCTCCTATATTGAGATCTACAACAACTACATATATGACCTCTTGGAGGAAGCTCCCTTTGATCCTATAAAACCCAA ACCTCCACAATCCAAAATACTTCGTGAGGACCAGAATCACAACATGTACGTCACAGGATGCACAGAAGTAGAGGTGAAATCTACAGAAGAAgcttttgaagtgttttggaGAG GTCAAAAGAAGAGGCGTATTGCAAACACTCAGCTGAATCGAGAATCCAGTCGCTCTCACAGTGTTTTTATAATAAAGTTGGCTCAGGCACCCCTGGATGCAGATGGAGATAATGTGCTGCAG GAGAAAGAACAGATCACTTTAAGCCAGCTGTCTTTAGTTGATCTGGCTGGGAGTGAGAGAACTAATAGAACAAAAGCTGAAGGGAACAGGTTGCGAGAAGCAG gtaataTTAATCAGTCACTAATGACATTAAGAACATGTATTGAAGTTCTACGGGAAAACCAGATGTATGGAACAAATAAG atggtCCCGTACAGAGATTCCAAACTGACTCATCTCTTCAAGAACTATTTTGATGGTGAAGGAAAAGTGCGTATGATTGTGTGCGTTAATCCTAAAGCCGAGGACTACGAGGAAAGCTTG CAAGTCATGCGCTTCGCCGAAATGACCCAGGAAGTTGAAGTTGCAAGACCTGTTGATAGACCTCTCTGTGGCTTAACGCCTGGACGGCGCTTTAGGAATCAAGCCTTCAGAGAGGAACTCTCACGGAAATTGGAGATGCGGGGTGGCCCAATAAATGGAG aaacagaagagcaatgtgtttcagaaatgtttttgcagaACTTTCCTCCATTGCCTTCATGTGAGCTATTGGATGTTAATGATGATCAAACACTTCCAAAGCTTATTGAAGTCCTGGAAAAACGCCATAAACTACGGCAAATGTTGTCGGAGGAGTTTGCCAAAAACG TgcttgcatttaaaacaatGCTGCAAGACTTTGACTCCAGTGTCATATCCAAGGAAAATTATATTCAaggaaaactgtctgaaaaagagaaaacaatagcAGGACAGAAAATGGAGCTAGAAcgcctggagaagaaaattaaaactttggAATACAAG aTTGAGATTTTAGAGAAAACTGCGACAATTTATGAAGAAGACAAGCGTAATCTTCAGCAAGAACTAGAAAGCAAGAGCCAGAAATTGCAACGTCAGGCTTCTGACAAGCGGAGGTTGGAGGCACGATTGCAAGGCATGGTGGCAGAAACAACCATGAAATGGGAGAAGGAGTGT GAGCGCCGTGtagcagcaaagcagctggaaaTGCAGAACAAACTTTGGGtcaaagatgaaaaactgaagcaaCTGAAGGCCATTGTTACTGaaccaaaaaatgaaaagccagaGAGGCCTTCAcgggagagggacagagagaagCCTATTCAGAGATCAGTGTCTCCTTCACCAGTACCT CCTTCTAGTAACTTTATTATTCAGGTCCCTAACAGCCAGCGGCTCGTGAGCAACCCGCAGGTGCACAGACGTTCTAATTCTTGTAGCAGCATTTCTGTGGCATCCTGTGTTATGGAATGGGAGCAGAAAACCCCTTCGCACAAGCATACCAGTGGCACTTCTAATGCAAGGAGTAGACAACAAGAACCAGAACAAAGTAGAGACTATAACACCTCAGACAGAAGGCGAGGGATGTGCTGGACTGGAGTCATTGAGGTTCCCAGGCGTAGAGATGAGCTAGAAATAGAAGAGGATCAATGCTGCAGG AACGCACCTCCAGTTCGTCTCAGACACAGACGGTCACGCTCAGCTGGGGAGAGATGGGTAGATCATAAGCCACCTTCTAATCTGCCCACTGAAACAGTCATGCAGCCGCATGTCCCTCATGCCATCACAGTAGCGGCTGCAAGTGAAAAGGCACTAGCTAAGTGTGACAAGTATATGCTGACGCACCAGGAGCTAGCCTCTGACGGGGAGATTGAAACAAAACTAATTAAG GGtgatgttttcaaaaccagGGGTGGTGGACAGGCTGTGCAGTTCACAGAGATAGAGACTCTGAAGCAAGAATCTCCAACTGG TCGAAAGCGAAGGTCATCACCTTCCAATCCTGATCCACCCGAAGATGCTGGAGACTCTGAATGGACTGATGTAGAAACCAGA TGTTCCGTGGCAGTGGAGATGAGGGCAGGATCAGCTCTTGGACCTGGATATCAGCATCATGCTCAGCCCAA gcgAAGAAAGCCATGA
- the KIF23 gene encoding kinesin-like protein KIF23 isoform X2, which translates to MKAVAKTPRRPALKKPSNPSLKDPVGVYCRVRPLSRPDQECCIEVISETTVQIHPPDGYRIFRSGEYRETQYSFKEVFGTLVAQKELFDVVAKPLVEDLIRGKNGLLFTYGVTGSGKTHTMTGSPGDGGLLPRCLDMIFNSIGPFQAKRFVFKLDDKNGVDVQCEVDALLERQKRDAMPVPKTPSGKRQIDPEFADMINVQDHCKVEEVDEDNVYSVFVSYIEIYNNYIYDLLEEAPFDPIKPKWNNCNTPVRNGDFIPPQSKILREDQNHNMYVTGCTEVEVKSTEEAFEVFWRGQKKRRIANTQLNRESSRSHSVFIIKLAQAPLDADGDNVLQEKEQITLSQLSLVDLAGSERTNRTKAEGNRLREAGNINQSLMTLRTCIEVLRENQMYGTNKMVPYRDSKLTHLFKNYFDGEGKVRMIVCVNPKAEDYEESLQVMRFAEMTQEVEVARPVDRPLCGLTPGRRFRNQAFREELSRKLEMRGGPINGETEEQCVSEMFLQNFPPLPSCELLDVNDDQTLPKLIEVLEKRHKLRQMLSEEFAKNVLAFKTMLQDFDSSVISKENYIQGKLSEKEKTIAGQKMELERLEKKIKTLEYKIEILEKTATIYEEDKRNLQQELESKSQKLQRQASDKRRLEARLQGMVAETTMKWEKECERRVAAKQLEMQNKLWVKDEKLKQLKAIVTEPKNEKPERPSRERDREKPIQRSVSPSPVPPSSNFIIQVPNSQRLVSNPQVHRRSNSCSSISVASCVMEWEQKTPSHKHTSGTSNARSRQQEPEQSRDYNTSDRRRGMCWTGVIEVPRRRDELEIEEDQCCRNAPPVRLRHRRSRSAGERWVDHKPPSNLPTETVMQPHVPHAITVAAASEKALAKCDKYMLTHQELASDGEIETKLIKGDVFKTRGGGQAVQFTEIETLKQESPTGRKRRSSPSNPDPPEDAGDSEWTDVETRCSVAVEMRAGSALGPGYQHHAQPKRRKP; encoded by the exons ATGAAGGCGGT GGCCAAGACGCCGCGGAGGCCGGCGCTGAAGAAGCCGTCCAACCCCAGCCTGAAGGATCCCGTGGGG gtgTACTGCAGGGTGCGGCCGCTCAGCCGCCCCGACCAGGAGTGCTGCATCGAGGTGATCAGCGAGACCACGGTGCAGATCCACCCGCCCGACGGATACAGGATATTCCGCAGCGGGGAGTACCGGGAG acGCAATATTCATTTAAAGAAGTGTTTGGCACCCTTGTTGCTCAGAAGGAGCTTTTTGACGTGGTGGCTAAACCTCTAGTGGAAGATCTCATTCGTGGGAAAAATG GTCTCCTTTTTACATATGGTGTGACAGGCAGTGGGAAAACACACACCATGACAGGCTCTCCTGGTGATGGAGGACTTCTCCCGCGGTGTTTGGATATGATCTTCAACAGCATAGGACCATTCCAGGCCAAGCGATTT GTTTTTAAGCTTGATGACAAGAATGGTGTGGACGTTCAGTGCGAAGTAGACGCTCTATTAGAGCGCCAGAAAAGAGATGCCATGCCTGTTCCAAAAACTCCATCTGGCAA GCGACAAATAGATCCAGAATTTGCTGATATGATCAATGTGCAAGATCACTGCAAAGTGGAAGAAGTTGATGAAGATAACGTCTACAGTGTCTTTGTCTCCTATATTGAGATCTACAACAACTACATATATGACCTCTTGGAGGAAGCTCCCTTTGATCCTATAAAACCCAA GTGGAACAATTGCAACACTCCTGTGCGAAACGGTGACTTTAT ACCTCCACAATCCAAAATACTTCGTGAGGACCAGAATCACAACATGTACGTCACAGGATGCACAGAAGTAGAGGTGAAATCTACAGAAGAAgcttttgaagtgttttggaGAG GTCAAAAGAAGAGGCGTATTGCAAACACTCAGCTGAATCGAGAATCCAGTCGCTCTCACAGTGTTTTTATAATAAAGTTGGCTCAGGCACCCCTGGATGCAGATGGAGATAATGTGCTGCAG GAGAAAGAACAGATCACTTTAAGCCAGCTGTCTTTAGTTGATCTGGCTGGGAGTGAGAGAACTAATAGAACAAAAGCTGAAGGGAACAGGTTGCGAGAAGCAG gtaataTTAATCAGTCACTAATGACATTAAGAACATGTATTGAAGTTCTACGGGAAAACCAGATGTATGGAACAAATAAG atggtCCCGTACAGAGATTCCAAACTGACTCATCTCTTCAAGAACTATTTTGATGGTGAAGGAAAAGTGCGTATGATTGTGTGCGTTAATCCTAAAGCCGAGGACTACGAGGAAAGCTTG CAAGTCATGCGCTTCGCCGAAATGACCCAGGAAGTTGAAGTTGCAAGACCTGTTGATAGACCTCTCTGTGGCTTAACGCCTGGACGGCGCTTTAGGAATCAAGCCTTCAGAGAGGAACTCTCACGGAAATTGGAGATGCGGGGTGGCCCAATAAATGGAG aaacagaagagcaatgtgtttcagaaatgtttttgcagaACTTTCCTCCATTGCCTTCATGTGAGCTATTGGATGTTAATGATGATCAAACACTTCCAAAGCTTATTGAAGTCCTGGAAAAACGCCATAAACTACGGCAAATGTTGTCGGAGGAGTTTGCCAAAAACG TgcttgcatttaaaacaatGCTGCAAGACTTTGACTCCAGTGTCATATCCAAGGAAAATTATATTCAaggaaaactgtctgaaaaagagaaaacaatagcAGGACAGAAAATGGAGCTAGAAcgcctggagaagaaaattaaaactttggAATACAAG aTTGAGATTTTAGAGAAAACTGCGACAATTTATGAAGAAGACAAGCGTAATCTTCAGCAAGAACTAGAAAGCAAGAGCCAGAAATTGCAACGTCAGGCTTCTGACAAGCGGAGGTTGGAGGCACGATTGCAAGGCATGGTGGCAGAAACAACCATGAAATGGGAGAAGGAGTGT GAGCGCCGTGtagcagcaaagcagctggaaaTGCAGAACAAACTTTGGGtcaaagatgaaaaactgaagcaaCTGAAGGCCATTGTTACTGaaccaaaaaatgaaaagccagaGAGGCCTTCAcgggagagggacagagagaagCCTATTCAGAGATCAGTGTCTCCTTCACCAGTACCT CCTTCTAGTAACTTTATTATTCAGGTCCCTAACAGCCAGCGGCTCGTGAGCAACCCGCAGGTGCACAGACGTTCTAATTCTTGTAGCAGCATTTCTGTGGCATCCTGTGTTATGGAATGGGAGCAGAAAACCCCTTCGCACAAGCATACCAGTGGCACTTCTAATGCAAGGAGTAGACAACAAGAACCAGAACAAAGTAGAGACTATAACACCTCAGACAGAAGGCGAGGGATGTGCTGGACTGGAGTCATTGAGGTTCCCAGGCGTAGAGATGAGCTAGAAATAGAAGAGGATCAATGCTGCAGG AACGCACCTCCAGTTCGTCTCAGACACAGACGGTCACGCTCAGCTGGGGAGAGATGGGTAGATCATAAGCCACCTTCTAATCTGCCCACTGAAACAGTCATGCAGCCGCATGTCCCTCATGCCATCACAGTAGCGGCTGCAAGTGAAAAGGCACTAGCTAAGTGTGACAAGTATATGCTGACGCACCAGGAGCTAGCCTCTGACGGGGAGATTGAAACAAAACTAATTAAG GGtgatgttttcaaaaccagGGGTGGTGGACAGGCTGTGCAGTTCACAGAGATAGAGACTCTGAAGCAAGAATCTCCAACTGG TCGAAAGCGAAGGTCATCACCTTCCAATCCTGATCCACCCGAAGATGCTGGAGACTCTGAATGGACTGATGTAGAAACCAGA TGTTCCGTGGCAGTGGAGATGAGGGCAGGATCAGCTCTTGGACCTGGATATCAGCATCATGCTCAGCCCAA gcgAAGAAAGCCATGA